Below is a genomic region from Sorghum bicolor cultivar BTx623 chromosome 9, Sorghum_bicolor_NCBIv3, whole genome shotgun sequence.
AGAAAAAGTGCACGGCAGTTTTTCCCAAGGCTCACAGCCTCTTACAAGCAGTTTTCAGAGACTTCGCGTCCAGGTCTGCAAAATTCTACGATCTACAACAGATAGCGTCGAAACTTGGCCTGAATGAGGGCCGCCTGAATCTGACAGGATGGTGGACTACTCGGCGCAAGTGGTGCACTTTTTCTTCACCTCAACATCCCTCCCCATGTTGCGATCGAAATTCAAAACCATCCCATCCCTATTGGTTTACAACATCTTTCTTTGTTGTAATCTTGTACACCTCTTCTTTAGTTTGATTTTTAGGCTTTGCTACAGTACTCACTGGTAACTGTGAGCCGTTCATTTATTTCGATCACATGGTAATGATATAATtatttaaattttattttttgtaaaataggatataaataatatttttctagattTGATGGATGGGTGCAAGATCAGATTGATATgacaaatattttttaaaaattttgtttctttggactTGATATATTTAGACTACCATATATTTTTTGCATCTGATATGATTTGCATGTGTACCTGATTAGTATTGTCGGCGtttagactcgtggtctaggcactaacaagtataagtctgcgtgactgactaagcttggatggtgatgcaagtgagacacagagggtttatactggttcgggccaagaacgccctacgtccagtgtggctgtggattctgtataaccttgcacccaaaggtgcttgcagtagggggtacaagctggttgcgagagagggctaagtcccaggtctcggcttggagtggacagagtgcgggctgctgctctgtgaaagagtgtTGCGTGTGTGAACCTTCTGAACTTATCCTTAGTTGTGAACtccggctccccttttatagcctcaagggaaggccgggtatttacatgagtagatgtcttttattgaatggtgaaaccacagttccgaccctgttgaggctggtccatctcgtccttgagggatggttgacggcatggctgttcctgtggagggttaccgagccctgtaggggtcgcgggggtcggatcgccagcACTGCTTCACATTTCGTCAATAGTGGGAAAAGACCCcaaatagtggtgctgatttacctctcccattccctttctactgtgcggCAGTACGctgcagtgaaagaggtaagggcacatagtgaaaaaggtgatgctgcagtgcccagggtggttggaatacttgtcgccttgccctgctgcggtatggaagccatcgcgtctgtcatgtcgtaggtacgggcgccgtgcggtggaagtctcgctgcccaggcggagtggggtccggtgcccgagcctggacggggtcgggcgagtcggaacttgcgtccgaggccctggggggtcgggcgagtcggaacttgcgtccgaggccctgagaggtcgggcgagtcggaacttgcgtccgaggccctgagaggtcgggcgagtcggaacttgcgtccgaggccctgagggttgtggttagtatgtttttttgcgttctttattgctctgatttgggtatcccttattatggtacccaacaagtATTGCCCTTGATTTTTTTCCAATATGGAAATGGACTCTTGTTTTAATGTATGTATTTTGCTTCGATGGTGTCCTCCAGCGTGCTTGCATTATTGCTGTTGTTTATTCTCATCCGTATTCCTTACACGCATGACATGTATGTGGCCATTGACCACATGTCCCTACTCCATTTGCTCTGTATACAACAATACAAGAAACGCAAGTTGCTCTGTATAATAAGAAACTGAAGAGGAATGTAGGAATAGAGAAGCACGATGTTGGTTGCCGTTGCcgtataagagcatctccaaaggttttgcatttgagtaatttgtCAAAAAACtccaaaagaggtatccaacggttttgcatttggaattttcaatttgggcaacttggcaaatgatggagcaaatttggcaaaaatgccaagctGTGGACGGTTTTGCAAACCAGATCGCGCGAGCAGAGTCACGCGCGAGGAAAGTGCGCACGCCTGGAGAcctcctatttttatcctttgccaagtccaaatgccaatttctttggagatgacctatttttatcctttgcattttgttataCGAGTTTGCAAATAACAACAAATGTCAGTCAATTTACCAAAGCCTTTGAAGATGCTCTAAGAAACTGACGAAGATGTAGGAACAGTAGAATGAAGGAACCACGAACAGCTCATATGGTGGTTCATACAGAGTTACAGATCGACAGCAAACCAATGCTGTCCAAGTCAAACACACAGAGAGAAGACAAAGCAGCACGTTCTTCAGATTACGACGCACATCGGTGTTCTTGGGAAGAAAAAAGGGGCATATTTGACGTCGAAACTGCGATAAGTTCAGCACTCATTTCTGAAGAAGCGGAGCAGGATGGATCGGCAGTCACGTTCAGAGCTCTGAATTTTTCCAGCGAGGTGAGTAGGAACCTGCACTTTTGGGACCATACTAACTGCCACGGTGTCACCTATATATCCCAATAAAGCTCCCAACAATCTTTCTCTTGCCCTGATCAATAATACAATGTGGCTTATCTTTGTCGTAAACAGTGGTTGCTTGGATTCAGCAATAATGTATGTAGTATTATTGTAGCTGTTCCTTTCTGATCCAGAATTCCACATGGCGGCTGACTCGGATCCATTTCGTGCCCACAACTAATCGTTAAAGTGCAGTGTGCAGCCGGCGCAACAAATGCTGCAAGTTGCTCTAAAGAAACTTGGGAACTGAAGGCACGCATGACTGAGTAGGAACCAGCCAAGTGCAGACTTCGACCTCCCAGCATATGCTCTCTCCATACTACCAAGGCAACCCAACTTTTTGCAAATTCATGTCGCTGAACTTCAATTTTCCACCTTTTGACATCAGTTTAAACTTTTAGCATCGACATGAAACTCAaagtttgtctttttttttttgggccaATTTGAATGGCTTTGTTTGGTCGGTGTTTCTGTGGATCACAAACCCAGTCACAGCTGAGGCGACTGCAACGTAGCCTCACACGGATCGACCTTCTGTTTCTGGGATCAATCGCTGCTCAACTGCAATTAATCCTACGATCGAGCTGGAAAAATATCATGTCCTTCTTCACCCATGGCCACTAGCCATGGATGGATCATATTCATGTGTGCGAGCGCATCACTGACAGCGATCGATAGCACGCGTCACCGGCACCTGGGGCCGCTGCGTTTTTCTGAGCCACAGATGAGGAGACCTAGAACCTTCTTCGTATCATTATCAACCACCATGTTCATCCACGTCACCAGCAAAAATCTACTCACATCATGTTTGGTATGACATGCATGTAACCACATCATTTTTAtagtactacaactactacctcCATTTACAAGCAACTGTGGAGCTCAAGCATCTACAATGGCGCATAATGAAATGAAACTACGATACGAGGGTACCATATCGATCATGCATGACAGCGACCACCCACTCACCTCCAGCCACCATTAGGGCCGCGGCCATGGCCCACCCGCCGAGATTAGCCGGCGCTAATGGCGTGGTTTAACTTTAATATACACAGCAACATACTTAGACCCGTGGCGCACATGGGCATGTACAATACCAGAACTGCCCTCGTGCTTCCCCGCCTCATATTGCCACGCTGGACCCACCGGCGGCGTCCGACGTGGAGCCGGCCAGCGCGGCGGTGGGGTCGTCGTCCTGCCCGGTCaatggcgtcgtcgtcgtcgcagcCGCGTGGTGGCAGGCGAGCCGGACCGGCGCGCCGAGTGCCGCGTCCACGGCGGCGTCGCTCCACCGGTCCTTCATCGCGCGGTTCAGCCGCGCCACGAAGCCCTCGCGCCGCGCCTCCAGGTGCCTCAGGAGCCGCGCCGACATGCTGCACCCGTGGTCGTCCACGGCAGACAGAGGTGTTGCCGCCGCCTCGTCCCCGGTGCCGTCGCCGGCCGCCGCGACGGACGCGAGGTACTCGACCATGGACTCGGTGACGCGCGCGGGTGCGGCGCCGCGGCCGTCCCAGAGCCACATGCGCGCCACGGCGCGGCGCAGCGCGGCGGccacggcgtcggcggcggtgcCGGCCGAGGTCGACGCGACGAGGCTGGGGCTCAGGGTGACGACGTACTCCCCGGGCGCCGCGGCGTGCACCGTGGCGCCCGCGGTGAGGTTGTGGCCGGCCATCCGGACGGTGACGCGGCGGACCGGCCTGCGCGGGAACGACGGGTCCGGGAATAGCGCGCGCTCCACGCCGCGGCTGGCGTGCAGGAGGGCGCGCTCGGCGCGGCCGTTGGACACGAACAGCAGGTCGAACCGCCGCGCCGTGGCGCTGCCACGCGGCGCGTCGttcgcgacggcgacggcgaagcCCTTGCCGGCCTCGTGCTGCGCGAACAGGGACGCGCACGCCACGGTGATCACAACCGCCACGCGGAGCACGATGCTCTTGGTggaaggggaggaggaggaggaggaggagggcgccGGAGGGCCCGACGGCGCGGCGTCGGCGGTGATGATATCGACGCAGGATGAGGCAGCGGGGGCGGTGGAGACGGGGAGGAGGAGCGGAGCCTCCATTGGTGGTGTCTGGTGTGGTGGTAGAGCAGAGCACTGGAGCCGAGGGCCGGGCACGGGAGGAGAAAGACAAAGGCTTGGAACTGGGTGGTGGCTGCCACAATAATGCGAGCGGCGTGGGTTATTTAACGGCAAATAAATGTTTTGGCGTCCGAGTGGAGTGATGAATGAATTGGGCTGGGCTGATGATTGATTAGGTCTGTGTTTGTTGCGTTGGCCGTCCAGTGTTAAGTTTGACAGATTTTTCTAGAAGATGCTGAAACCAGCAGGCGAACGCAAATCTAGCAGTGCCCATGCTTATCTTATGAAACAATCACAAACATGATCGGCCACTGCAATTTTTATGGTTCTACTATTCGACCATACGTAGCCATTCACTATTGTTTAcaatttgaattcatgatacatTGATACTATTAAGCACTTTAGTCTTTTTGCATAGGCAGACGCACAAACAGCGGCGGGGCCATGAATTATATATATAGGGGTCCGAGGGGAGGAGGGCAGTCAAAGAGTTTGAATGTACAAAAATTGAGTACAGCTTATTTGTTTAGATTTTTACGGAGGGATTAGGCgtcttttttttctaaatttaatatattatttaacGGTTTAACCATGCTTGTTATTCTTACTGTGATAGACGATCGTGCATGTCTCTCAACAGTAGGGCGCATGTAATGACTCATGAATCTTGAAATCTATCTACTTACTGTTTTGAAAGTGCTCTATATTTGTGGTAGGTAAACATGTCCGTTGATAAGGAGGCACATGTAAGTGTCTCTATCTAAACTGCGATTTACAATAAAAAGACATGATCCCTGAATTGTCATTGCTAGTTAAGTACATGttcattaaaatataaaatataatgAAACATAAGTGTttagtaaaacaaaaaaatCCGACAAACTTGTCTTAATATAGTAAGCAAACATATTTGAATAAATTacaatattttattttaattatggTTTATGCAATTTTGTTGTCTAGAAGATACCAATAGGCATATGTAATAATTCAGTGATCATCTCTTTTCATTGTAACATCAGGTAAGAAGCGGAGCTCGCAGAAACGCAAAAGGCAACCACAGTAGCTCGTCAGCTAAACTTTCGTTTTTGAAGGGAAAAATTTCGTGACATTAtagtactttcatttgtttatagtaattattgtccaaccatagactaactaggcttaaaagattcgtctcgtaaatttcaaccaaactaagcaattatttttttatttcgtctatatttaatatttcatacatgcgtctaaagattcgatgtgaccgtgaaccttgaaaaattttgggtttttttggATTGAAGTAAATAAGGCCCAAAACTCTGTCTTGAATCGAGGAGTAACTAGGGATAGCGTGTGGTTTTGCAAGCAAGATTCTCAAAACTGCATTTCGGCTCCCTTTTATAACTATAACATGGAAAAAATAGTTCGCTATTTTTGTCGCTATAGCACGAAATAGCTTGAAAAATTGTGCCGCTATTGCGTTCATGCACAATTTTACCGCTATGTTGCCGCTAAAATACGCAAATTACGGTTTATAAAACGCTAAACACCTTGGTCTTagctcgctatttaaaacatggaACTGTAACAATAATTTATTCGGTAAATCAAAGAATTA
It encodes:
- the LOC8083809 gene encoding uncharacterized protein LOC8083809 gives rise to the protein MEAPLLLPVSTAPAASSCVDIITADAAPSGPPAPSSSSSSSPSTKSIVLRVAVVITVACASLFAQHEAGKGFAVAVANDAPRGSATARRFDLLFVSNGRAERALLHASRGVERALFPDPSFPRRPVRRVTVRMAGHNLTAGATVHAAAPGEYVVTLSPSLVASTSAGTAADAVAAALRRAVARMWLWDGRGAAPARVTESMVEYLASVAAAGDGTGDEAAATPLSAVDDHGCSMSARLLRHLEARREGFVARLNRAMKDRWSDAAVDAALGAPVRLACHHAAATTTTPLTGQDDDPTAALAGSTSDAAGGSSVAI